The DNA window ACAGCAGACACAGGGCATTATTTTATACGGCTCTGTACGCATCAAGATTTAATTTTCAGTTAATACGGTTTCACGCGGTTTGTGGGATCATCAGAAAAAAAAGACTCAAAAGGTTCTCGCCACCGAATGACGCGTAACTTGTTTAATGCTCCAATACTTAAATCCAGAATTTCCTCCATGCCCAAAATTCGCTTCTCCAACCGAGGCCATATCGTCTTCTTTCTGGTCTTCcttctttctcatttttcttcttcttccgcCCGTCTTCTCTGTCATACTAGTTCAACAATACAGTAGTATTTTCTTCTGTTGCATCCAAATTGAAGAAGaaacagaagaagaagaagatgtgGACTGCTATCTTGCTATTAGTGCTTCTTTTCGTTGCTGGTTTGATCAGTACAAACTTCAATAGAAAGATGTTTCTTGCATGGTTTCAATCTTATTGTGCCAAAATCAGAAACCCTTCTTCGCATGCAGCAAACAGCTTTGACTTTTTGGAGACAAAGTCTGGCAAGAAAGTGGATAAAAGAAGTGGTGCTGATAACAAGAAGGTTCAGCTAAGAAGTATTTTTGCTACTTTTGACAAGAACAATGATGGATACATCACAGAGCAAGAGCTAAAAGATTCACTTAACAATATTGGGATGGGCATGACTGAGAGTGATATTGCAGATATGGTTAGAAAGGTTGATTCGAATGGGGATGGATTGATTGATCTCGAAGAGTTCTGTGAGTCTTTTGATTCGTTGATCGGTAGAGGAGAAATGAACGAGGAAGAGCAGGAGAGAGACGCCAatgatgatgaggatgaggagGTGAGTAGGGAGGATGATTTGAAGGAGGCTTTTGCTGTTTTTGATGGAAATAAAGATGGGTTGATAACGGTGGAAGAACTGGGGCTGGTCTTGTCCTCCTTGGGGTTTAAAGAGGGGAAGAAGTTGGAAGATTGTATAGAGATGATTAGAAAAGTAGACGTGGATGGAGATGGCATGGTTAATTTTGACGAGTTCAAGAGGATGATGAAAGCTGGTCATCGGCTTCTTCCAGCTTCCTGAAGAATGAGTCTTTGCTTCTGTTCTTTCTCCTAAATCCATCAAGGTTAGGAAAGAATTTTAACTTTGTTCAAAATCACTCAACTGCAATACCCCTCCTTTTCTTCTCAAGACTGTACAGGTAATTGAACGTATATCATCCTCCTTACGGTTAGGTTTTAGCACTAGCACTTAGGCTTCTAGCAATACCTACTGCCGAGTTTGCTGTTTGAAACATAGGTGAAGAATCAAGTTTAGCAAACACATGGCAGTTGGATGGATCACCATTGAAGTCTCTGCTTCTCCTCTCTATCCAGATTCGAAAGTTTTTCCTTTCTGCTGAAACACTGTCTGTCTGTCTAAGTCATGGTTTTAATTAACATCTGATATCTGTAAATTCTTTGTTTCTTTGGCTGATGTTGGCGGTTTACTACCATTACAAATAAGCTAAAATCGTGAGTACAAACAACAAAGATGTCGGTTTTTCCAGAACTCCGTAGACCAAAACTATCTGAATTAATCCACAACGAGCGTCGGTTATAGCATAAATGGTCAAATCTTACCGTTTACAACCTACTCCAATTACGTGTCAAACGATTTCTCCCACCTCCGCCTCTGAATTATAATAGCATGCCACCCCCATATCCACATCTGTTCTCTCGAACTTGAACTGCATCAAGTTGGAAGTTAACCAAGAACGCTTCAATATTTGGCTCCAAATTATTTGATTCTATCATAAATATACAATTTTCA is part of the Coffea eugenioides isolate CCC68of chromosome 6, Ceug_1.0, whole genome shotgun sequence genome and encodes:
- the LOC113776014 gene encoding calmodulin-like protein 3: MWTAILLLVLLFVAGLISTNFNRKMFLAWFQSYCAKIRNPSSHAANSFDFLETKSGKKVDKRSGADNKKVQLRSIFATFDKNNDGYITEQELKDSLNNIGMGMTESDIADMVRKVDSNGDGLIDLEEFCESFDSLIGRGEMNEEEQERDANDDEDEEVSREDDLKEAFAVFDGNKDGLITVEELGLVLSSLGFKEGKKLEDCIEMIRKVDVDGDGMVNFDEFKRMMKAGHRLLPAS